Below is a genomic region from Campylobacter geochelonis.
AAACTTGGCACATTTCCCAAAATAAAATATCAGGATGCCTTAAAATTGTTGAAGAAACAATTAATCGCAACTCCCCCTACGAGCGCAAAAAGTCCGAGCTTAGAAATGGTTTATGAAGAATTTTTAAAACATAAAAAATACAGTAATGCTACAATTTCAAAACAACGGATAGCCTTTAACAAATTATTCGATTTACATAAAAAACCAATCAAAAACATACAATATGAAGATATTATCAACATTTTAAAAAAAATGAACGAAGCCAGCAAGTATGCGATGTGCAAAAATTCATTCACGACCGTGAGCATGCTCTTTAGATATGCCTATGCACATCGATACATTAGCAAGAATCCATTTCTTGGCGTTCAATACACAGAATTATTCTATTCTTCGTGTGGTGAACACGGCTACATCGAAGCAGAAAATTTGGAAGGATTACAATATCTTGTGGAAAAAATTCAATCATATCAAGGCAAAATGGAAACACGAAACGCCCTTATATTCGGACTTTTAACAGGATTAAGGAGTGATAATGTTAGAGGACTACACACAAAACATTTAAAACAAAATTTAGAGGACTTCTATTTGGAATTTTGTGAAAATGAAACTAAGAGCAACAGAAAAGAAATTTTAGGAATACCCTTGTGTTTGGCTAATTGGATTAAATCTCTCCATTCAACCGGCTATGAGGGGCTTGTGTTTCCAAGTGAAGCTAAAAAATACTCTGAAAAAATAAGCAGTGAGACACTGAGCAAGGCGATACGGGGCTTTGAGATGGAGAAATACTCGGTAGGTGGGCGTTTTGTTTTCCACAGTTTACGAAAGGTTTTTGCAACTTTCTTAGTAGCTCAACTTGGTTTTAAAAATAAATTTGCTGTCGATTTGGCGTTGTTTCATCGGATAGATAAAACAATTTCAGCCGTTAGCGGGGTCTATGATAAGTCGACTAAAACGTCCGAAACAAGGGAAATTATTACATTTTGGATTGAATTTTTAATCGAAAAGGGAGGTTTAAAATGGAGCAAATAAAAAAAGGCTGCGGTTTACCACAGCCCCCATTGCTATATTTAATTTATGTGTTCATTGAAATTATACTGTTTTTAACTTTTTTATTGTTTAAATTTTGGGGCAAATTATGAATTTTAACAAAATAAATCGTCAACTAAAATCAGCTTGGAATGCCTTTCAACCCCGATACTATGGGGGTTTGAATGAAACTATAACAAGTGAATTCATTATGAAAAATGGGGTGAAGATAAAACAGTTAAAAATTCAAGATGATTTTTGTCAAATTTTCGGGTTAAAATTTACGACACTCTGTCTAAATGCCGATGAATTGGGACTCAGAGGGCTTGTAAAAAACAAAAAAGGGCAGATTTTTAGGAACAAAACTAACAATCAAATTGCAAATTCGCTTGAAACCGAGTTATTAACTACCTTGAAGGGTGACTTAAAACCCTTTCCAACCACCTCAATTTGGGTGTTTGAGAGGCATTTTGATGGCACTCCACATCTGCATTGCTCGATTTTTTATCCCTCTTGCTATCATTTAAAAATTCAGCACATTTTATGTTCAAAATACCAGTTTAAGGGGGCTGTTGGGACAAAATTTCGAGCAGAATATCTTGCAAAAACGACTTCAAAACATAATGGAAAACAATTTAACACCTCTAAAATTTCAGGGGTGCAAAATTTTAAAACTCCTAAATTTTATGTCAATAAACCCCCTAAAATCACGCAGGAATGGGGCTTCATAGCTGATTTGTTAAATTCAAGACTAAAGGGATTTTTTATTAAAAAAACAAAATCCAGAATTAAAAAATTCGATAATTCGAAAAACCCAACCCCAGTTGTAACCGTTAAAAAAACCTATTTTTTGCAGGGAAAAAAGCCCATCAAACCTCCTAAAAATCGATGTTTTAGCAACAAAATAGATATTCAAATTCGAACAAAAGATGGAGCTAGAATTCACATAAAGCGAAAATTAAAAAATCAGTTGAACACTCAAAATTTAATAAAAAAATTAAAAATAAAATCAAAAAAATTTACAAAAAAAGGAGCGAAATTGTTATGTATACTTGAAATTAAAAATGCCCTTAAAATGGCACTTACGGAGCAACTATGTGTAGCAAACACCGCTGGTAGGGATATCAAGCAAGTTGATATCCCCTCAAATGCCGATATAATGGCACTTGCGTGGCAGTTAGCAATGGAAAAAGAACCCCCAACCGACCCGTCGGTTGGGTTATTTGAAAGGAGTGAAAAATGACATTAAGCGAAATTAAAAAAGTGAATTTATGCTCGATTATTTCCCATTTTGGGGGTGAAATCGATGAAAAAACTATAAATTTTGCAAGTCAAAAAGTAAAATTTAACAACGAATGGTTAATCGTAAAAATAAATGAAAAAACGGGAGATTGGACGTACTTTGATTGCCGTAACCCCCAAAACAACGGTACAATTATTGATTTTATCAAAAAAAATATTGCCGACTTAAACATCCCCCAAATTTGCCGTTTAATTTCAGAGATAATGGGAGAGAATTATATTGAACTCCCAATAAAATCGACATTCAAGATAAAAAATAATCTTGAAAACGAGATAAGACATGATAATACAAACCCTGTTGTCGCTTCAAAAATGTCGGTTAAAAAGTGCCTAGCTACAGCTGACATCGAACGTTTATCTGGTTGGCGGGGGCTAAATTTATCAACTATAGCCGAGTTTGAGAGCGAGATAAAAACAGAGTTTATAAAACCGTCACCCCTGTCGCCTGTTATCAAAAATTTTTGTTTTCCTCATCGAAAATTTTCAATTGAAAACGGAAATTTACAAAGCGAGATTTGCGGCTATGAGGTGCGAAACACCGATTTTAAGGGGTTTCAAGGCGAGAAAGGGCTGTGGGGAAAGGGGGTGGATGTGGGAAAAAGTGTCGATTGCTATATTTTCGAATCGGTGTTTGACGCAATGAGTTTTCATCAAATTTATGGTGAAAATGGCTTCTATATTTCGTTAGGCGGGGGTTTTGGCGTCAAACAAATCGATTATTTGTGTTTAATTTTGGAGCGTCAGCAAAGCCAAAATCTGGTTTGTTGCTTCGATTCGGATGAAGCGGGAAATAAGATGTCTGATACCCTTAAAATGGCACTTCAAGAGCGATTACCGCACCTAAATTTCAGTAGAAATGTGCCAAAAAATGCAAAAGATTTTAACGAGTTGCTACAAAAAAGTAGCCAAAATTTATCAATTTAAAAGGATACATTATGGAAAACAATATAAATAATTTAAATAAAAACAATGGCGATTTATTAAAAAATATAAATCTCAGTAATTTAAATTTAAACGACTTAATCGGAGGTTTGTTAAAGATGTTTTTGCTCCCTCAAGCCCCAACACACGGGGTTCGGGAATTTAATGGGCGAGAAATCAAACCGATGTTTTTTGACGAATTTATGCTTGAAATTTTAAGAAATCAACCGCAAAAATGGCAATCGACTGACGAATTTAGAACTGGGTTAAATTCGATTTTGTATAGGCGTCCGGACTTAGAATTCCCCGATGCGTTTAGGAAATATGTTGCGTCGTTGGAAAGTCAAAAAAATATGTCCGAAGCAAGCAAATTTTCAGCCGCGTTGGAAGCCGCAAAAAACGCTCAAAATCCCCAAAAAACCGCAACCGGTGGGAGTCAAATTGAGCATAAAAAATTCGGTTTTGAGTTTTGAAAAATGTTGCTATAATTATAGTAATAATAATTACATAAAAGGAGTTAAAAATGACACAAAATTCAATGAATGCAAGGACCTTAAAAAACAAATTGAATTTAAGTTCAAAAATCGAACAAGAAGTTGCAAATTTGCAATCCCAAATTTCTAAATTACTTGCAAAAAAAACCAAACTTGACGATGAAATTTATAATCTTGTAATCGCCGCAAAAAAATCTAAAATAGAATACAAAGAAATGGCTAGTGTTTAACTTGTTTTTACCCCCTCGTGGGGTAAAAACTAAACGCATAGTACCCACAGGGTACATAATACGCCCATTATGTACCTCCCACCGAGGTGGGCGGCACGAATGGGGAAATGTTTTTCAACCCGCAAGGGGTTGAAAAACAAATAAAAGAAAGGAGCAAAAAATGGCAAGAAAAAGCTGTATCGCCTTCCAAAAATCGAGTAAAATGTCGTTTTTTCATAACGCGAGAGAAGGATTTAAAGCTAAAACAGTTTACCCAGAGTTGTCGTGCAAAAATGAAATAATGAATGATAGTTTCGACTCAACTCAACTTTTCAATTTGATGTATAATGAAGCGAAAAATAATTACATCACTCGAACCAACCAAAAAATGCAAGTTAAGAAAGAAAATTTGATTTGGGAAGCGGTTGTAAATACGAACAAAAACACAAGCTTTGAGCAACTGCAAAAAGTTGCCGAATTGGTGGAAAAAAAGCTCGGTTATCGGACGCTTCAAATCGCCCATCACTTGGACGAGGGACACATCGATGAGCAGGGAAATTTTATAACAAATTACCACGCTCATCTAGTATTTTTTACACTCGATAAAAACGGTAAATCCTTGTGTTCGAAGCATTATAAAAACAAACAGCTTTTTCGTGACCTCCAAACCGAAGTTGCCGAAATTTTGCGTATGGAACGGGGTCAAGAAAACAGCAAGGCAAGGCGACTCGAACATCGCGAATATAAGCGTCTTAAGCAAGCTACCTCGCCGCTGGAAGCTAAAATCGAGCAACTCGAAAATGAGTTGAAAACCATACTAAACACCCCCAATATCGACACCCAACTTTTAATTGAAAATCTGCAAAATGAAAATAAAACGCTCACTAAAAAGTTAGCAAAAGCCCAAATCAAGGCACTTCGCGAACAACTCAAGGCTCAAAATGCCGAATTGAGGGGCATTTTGAGAGAAAATAAAGCTGGGAGAGCCGATTATGGGGGGCTAGAGGGGCAAGTCAATGAGGTTAAATTTGAGCTTGATAAGCTCGAGTCAAAACTAAAAACTCAAAATCATATTGAAGAAAATGATGTAAACAATATAGCAAAACAAATCGAAAATTTGCATTTACCTGCAAATTTTAAGGTAAGGGAGCCTGACAAAATCAGCAAAATTCTCGGACTTGACATATAGCTGTCCCCTCGTTATAATGGGGGCTAGACGATGTTAGACCCCCAACCACTTGATATATATTTATATTAATATAAAAAAATCAAAAACCAACCCCCCCCCCTTTTTTTTTTCAAAAAAGTTTCAAAATATCTTCGTGAAGAGTGCAGGCTCCCGTCTGCCTAAAAGGCAGGCGGGAAGCACTCGGATAGGAAAAAATAATGATAAAAGTAAGTATATGAAAATGTGATTAAAATATAAAGATATGGATATCAGCTGCTTATTGCAGCTGATAGATTTTTTTTCTATTGCTGTGCTGTTTTTTTGATAGAATTTGTTTTTGTGTTGATATTTTTTTGTATTTTGTATTTTAGAATTTGCTTTTTAAATTAAAATTTGATACAATTTAATCAATCAATGTGTTATGTTCTTTTACGTTGCTATAATTAATTTAAGGTTTACTGAAGTTTTAAAACTAATTTTAAAACTTAAGCATACACAGCTTAAGTTCACAAAATTCAAATCAAATAACCCCCAGAAAACTCTTAAGTTTTGTTGCTTTTTATATGCTTTTTCTGAGGAAAGCTATTAAATTGGGGCAAAAAGTGAAAAAACTTGCCCTACCTAAACGAAATGGCGATATAATCGATGTTTCAAGATGAGTTGCGTTTACTCTCCTGCAACCAAATCCCCTATTTTTCAACACTTTTATCATTTTTTAAAATCAAGTTTAATTTAAACTTAAAATCTATCTTACCAAATTTTACAAATGTTCAATTGTCTGTTTTGATTTTATGCCAGTTGCGATGTATTTTATGATTATATAAATTTTCAAGTATATTTTAAAGTTTTTTAAGACTATTACTATTTCTTGTGCTTTGATAAATTTATATCTTTTTTGCTTTTTTACAACTTTTTATTTCTTAAATCATCAAATACGCAAGCTCCAAATTTATCCACATTTTAATTATAATTTATAAAATCTTTAAGCAATTTCTAATAATTTTATAAAGTATCTTTAAAGATTTTTTACCAAAGTATATAATTTTAATTTTTGTATTTTATATAAAAATTTTGACTCAAGACAAGTTAAAAACTTTTAAAGGGGTTTTTAACTACTATGCTGTCGATGAAAAACAAATACATATACCGTTCCCTAATTTCTGAAAAGAAATTTTGTGAAATTCTCAAGTATTTTTGCCTTGATTTAGAAGCTGTAAAGATAGCTAAAATTTGTAATATTTCTAGAAATTCTATCAATAAAATTCTAAAAGAGATAAGAATTTTAATGGCACAAGAATGCGAGGAAATTTCTAAATTTGATGGCGAGATAGAAATAGATGAAAGCTACTTTTTACTTCGCTTTGCTAGTAACTGTAAATAGAAGGAGCTAAAAGAGTAAGAGGCAAAAGAGGCATAGGTGCAGCTAATAAACAACTAGTATTTGGTATGTTAAAACAAGAATGGTAAGGTCTATACACAAGTAGTTAAAAACTGCAGTGCAAGTGAGCTAGTGTCAATATTAAGAGAGTTTAGTGAGCTAAATGAGAGTATTATTTACTCTGATAGTTGGAGAGCTTATGATGGTTTAGTGGATTATGGAGCAAAAGCTCATTACCGTATAAAACACTGCAAAAATGAATTCGCTAATGGTAAAAATCACATAAATGGTATAGAGAATTTCTGGGGTTATGCAAAGCATAGGTTAAGTAAATTTAAAGGCATAAAAAAGATAATTTTATATTGCACTTAAAAGAGTGTGAATTTAGGTTTAATAACAGAGAAAACTTATATCAAATTTTACTTAAATTGATAAGAGAAAAACCGCTTAACTTGTTTTGAGCCTTGAATTTAATATAAATTTAATTATATTATATACTCTAGCTTTTGTTTTTCGCCTAGCAAAACCTTAAGCAAACGCGATTTATACGCAATTGCTTCTTGGCTATAGGCTTCGTAGTTTGGATTTTGCTCGCTAAATACAATCTCGCCATCTTTTAAAACAACGATTTTATCAGCCACAAGCATCGCTTCATCTATATCATGCGTTACAAAAACAACGCTAACTCCCCTGCTTAGGCGTTTTAGCTCGATTTGTAAACTCATGCGGATTATTGGATCTAGTGCGCTAAATGGCTCATCCATAAAAAGCACTTTTGGCTTTAACGCTAAAGCCCTAGCTATGGCTACTCGCTGGCACTCTCCACCACTTAAAGCGTGCGGATGGGCGTGCAAACGGTGTTTCAGCCCAACTAGTTCTAAAAACTCTTTAGCATGATTTTGTCTTTCAAGTGTGCTAAATCCAGCGCATTTTAAAGCAAACTCAACATTACCCAGTGCGCTAAGCCACGGCATTAGCGAGTAATTTTGGGTTAGAATTTGGCGTGATTTATCCATAGTTACTTTGTGCTTATAAATCTCATCTGAAATTTTTACGCTCCCACTATCAAAACTCTCTCTAGCTGAAAGAATTTTTAAAAGCGTGCTTTTACCACTTCCAC
It encodes:
- a CDS encoding toprim domain-containing protein codes for the protein MTLSEIKKVNLCSIISHFGGEIDEKTINFASQKVKFNNEWLIVKINEKTGDWTYFDCRNPQNNGTIIDFIKKNIADLNIPQICRLISEIMGENYIELPIKSTFKIKNNLENEIRHDNTNPVVASKMSVKKCLATADIERLSGWRGLNLSTIAEFESEIKTEFIKPSPLSPVIKNFCFPHRKFSIENGNLQSEICGYEVRNTDFKGFQGEKGLWGKGVDVGKSVDCYIFESVFDAMSFHQIYGENGFYISLGGGFGVKQIDYLCLILERQQSQNLVCCFDSDEAGNKMSDTLKMALQERLPHLNFSRNVPKNAKDFNELLQKSSQNLSI
- a CDS encoding tyrosine-type recombinase/integrase: MITSKLRNTMLFKTDPNLAIERLILGGSNDRRERLTQNLTLRLRYRKSKGTVKEFYANIGNKKIKLGTFPKIKYQDALKLLKKQLIATPPTSAKSPSLEMVYEEFLKHKKYSNATISKQRIAFNKLFDLHKKPIKNIQYEDIINILKKMNEASKYAMCKNSFTTVSMLFRYAYAHRYISKNPFLGVQYTELFYSSCGEHGYIEAENLEGLQYLVEKIQSYQGKMETRNALIFGLLTGLRSDNVRGLHTKHLKQNLEDFYLEFCENETKSNRKEILGIPLCLANWIKSLHSTGYEGLVFPSEAKKYSEKISSETLSKAIRGFEMEKYSVGGRFVFHSLRKVFATFLVAQLGFKNKFAVDLALFHRIDKTISAVSGVYDKSTKTSETREIITFWIEFLIEKGGLKWSK
- a CDS encoding ABC transporter ATP-binding protein encodes the protein MIEVVNLEKFYAKTKVLKNINLNIKNGEFVVLLGASGSGKSTLLKILSARESFDSGSVKISDEIYKHKVTMDKSRQILTQNYSLMPWLSALGNVEFALKCAGFSTLERQNHAKEFLELVGLKHRLHAHPHALSGGECQRVAIARALALKPKVLFMDEPFSALDPIIRMSLQIELKRLSRGVSVVFVTHDIDEAMLVADKIVVLKDGEIVFSEQNPNYEAYSQEAIAYKSRLLKVLLGEKQKLEYII